The Elusimicrobiota bacterium DNA window GAAATACAAAGATAAATATGAAAAGGGGATAAACATGGCAATAATAATTTCAAAAAATGGTAAAAATGCACAAAAGATTGAAGGAGCTGTTGATGTGACTGAAGATTATTTACAGAAATATATTTATGACAATCCAGAAACACTGCCACTTTATGAGATTAAAGAAAATATACGAATATTAATCGTAGCAAGAGAGTTTAATACTGGAAGTGGACCAATTGACGCATTAGGAATTGATAAAGACGGAGAAATTTATATTATAGAAACTAAACTGTATAAAAATTCTGATAAAAGATTAGTGGTGGCACAGGTTTTGGATTACGGGGCATCGTTATGGCATTTCTATAATAATTATGATGATTTTTTTAGTAAACATCTACTAACCTGAAAATATTGCACTCAGACAGGTATAATGATTATAAAACCCTGTAAACAAAACTCCTGACAATTGTTAAATTTCAGGACTTTTCGGGCAGAATTCCAACCAAAGAAACCGCAAAATAATTGATTTAATTCAGGCGGGACTTAACAAAATACATCATATTGTTAAACTATATTTTCTTATTTGTCGTCCTTAGCAATTTTCATTTCTATGAGGCGTTGTTTTTCGTGTTCAATCTCTTTTCTAAGGACCTCAGGGGCAGGTAATTGTAACTTATATTTTGATGCAAATATTTTATTACTCATTCCACCGAGTGCATATTCAGCAACAGTTTTTCTCTTATCCGAACAAAGGATAATACCTACAGGGTCATTTTCTTCATGGA harbors:
- a CDS encoding PDDEXK nuclease domain-containing protein translates to MNLYLNYLRDKEKFHEENDPVGIILCSDKRKTVAEYALGGMSNKIFASKYKLQLPAPEVLRKEIEHEKQRLIEMKIAKDDK